CAAGGGCTTCGACGAGGACGGCTGCTTCGTGTTTGCCACGCGCAGCGGCATCATCAAGAAGACGCTGATTACCGACTACGGCAACATCACCAGCGCGGGCCTGATCGCCATCAACCTGCAACAGGGTGACGAGCTGATCGGCGTGGGTATCGTCAAGGACGGCGATCATGTGGTGCTGGCGACCCGCGACGGTCAGGCGATGCGCTTTGCCGAGGGCGAGGTGCGCGATACCGGGCGGGCGACACAGGGCGTGATCGGCATTCGCCTGCGCGAAGGCGACGCGGTGGTGAGCATGGCGCTCGTTCCCGGCGGCGACGAGGAAAGCGAGCTGCTGGCCGTATCGGAATGCGGGCTGGGCAAGCGGACCCCGGTGGGCGACTACCCCAGCAAGGGGCGCGGCGGCCTGGGCGTTATCACGCTCGACGTGACCGAGAAGACCGGGCCGCTTGTTACGCTCACCCGCGTCGGCGGTAACGAGGAACTGATGGTGCTGACCGAGAAGGGCACCGTCATCCGCACCCGCGTAGACGACATCCGCGTGACCGGGCGCAATGCTCAGGGCGTGAAGGTCATCAACATTCAGGAGAAAGACCGCGTGATTTCGGCCTTCCCTGTGCGCCGGGAAGACGAGCTGTAAAGTTGGCTTGTGGCTTGTAGGAACTTCAAAAGATAAGAGAAGGCGGGCCAATTTATCTGGCCCGCCTTCTTCTTTTCCACAGGCCACAAGCTCTTTACACGTAACTTGCGGTCATCAGCTTCATCTTGACTTCGTGGGCGCTGGTGGCCGACTGCATGGCGACCTGTTCGGTCAGCATGCCGCGCTTCACGAGCTGCACCAGATGCTGATCGAAGGTGTGCATGCCGCGCAGACTTCCCTCTTCCAGCGCCTGCTTGATCTCTTCGAGGCGGTTCTCGTCCTTAATGCAGTCGCGGACTGTGGGTGTGCCCAGCAGCACTTCCAGCCCCAGCACCCGCCCGCCTTCCTTGCGCGGCAACAGCCGCTGACTGACCACCCCGACCAGACTTTCCGAAAGGCCCAGGCGAATCTGACCGCGCTCGTACGGCGCGAAGAAGTCGAGCACGCGGCTCACGGTTCGCACGGCGTCCATGGTGTGCAGCGTGCTGAAAACCAGGTGCCCGGTCTGAGCCGCCGACAGCGCCGCTTCCACCGTCTCCTTGTCGCGCATCTCACCGATCAGGATGACGTCGGGGTCCTGGCGCATCGAAGCCCGCAGCCCGGCGGTGAACGACAGGGTATCGGTGCCGAGTTCGCGCTGAGAAATGGTGGCCTGCTTGTCGCGGTGCAGAATCTCGATAGGATCTTCGAGGGTGACGATATTGACGGGGTGCTTGGCATTGATATGGTCGATCATCGAGGCCAGCGTGGTGGTCTTGCCGCTGCCGGTCGGCCCCGTGACCAGAATCAGGCCGCGCTCATTCTCCAGCAGTTCCTCGAAGGTCTGCTGCGGCAATCCCAGTTGCTCGAAGGTCGGAATCGGACGCTCCTCGATCACGCGCATGATCATGCCGATAGAGCCGCGCTGCCAGTAAGCATTGACACGGAAACGGGCCACATCCTGAACCCAGTACGCG
Above is a genomic segment from Deinococcus ruber containing:
- a CDS encoding type IV pilus twitching motility protein PilT, which codes for MSVFESLLTVIVKDHASDIHLRAGGVPMGRIDGDIRRYGETALSPAHMEAFAKEAMRRPGQWESFVEKREADFAYWVQDVARFRVNAYWQRGSIGMIMRVIEERPIPTFEQLGLPQQTFEELLENERGLILVTGPTGSGKTTTLASMIDHINAKHPVNIVTLEDPIEILHRDKQATISQRELGTDTLSFTAGLRASMRQDPDVILIGEMRDKETVEAALSAAQTGHLVFSTLHTMDAVRTVSRVLDFFAPYERGQIRLGLSESLVGVVSQRLLPRKEGGRVLGLEVLLGTPTVRDCIKDENRLEEIKQALEEGSLRGMHTFDQHLVQLVKRGMLTEQVAMQSATSAHEVKMKLMTASYV